One part of the Prochlorococcus marinus str. MIT 9313 genome encodes these proteins:
- the pepN gene encoding aminopeptidase N: protein MTTATTRLADYRPYPFQIPNIELDVVVEEQHIAISSSMQIEPALTTKVPLVLQGLNLELDSIVINGSSVPTDAYSLSSSELVLHQPPIHPFELKIICRIDPFNNTSLEGLYASESMLTSQCEAEGFRRICFHPDRPDVLSRYRVRIEADRTRYPVLLSNGNLVSKGPLAKDPMRHEAIWDDPYPKPAYLFALVAGALQEVQAHFKTTSGRSVLLRLHVENGDEPYTSHALDSLKKAMTWDEKVYGLEYDLDEYNIVAVRHFNMGAMENKSLNIFNSKLVLADSECATDGELERIESVVAHEYFHNWTGNRITCRDWFQLSLKEGLTVFRDQSFTADLHSKAVKRIEDVSMLRNTQFREDSGPTSHPVKPSEYKAIDNFYTTTIYEKGAELIRMLHTLLGQQRFMAGMALYVQRFDGTAATTEDFIHSIAEGACANGEQLGFDLDQFQRWYHQSGTPQVCVKRHWDSQGGTLTLEVSQFTPPTPGQPSKAPLVIPMALAVIGPNGRIGEEKLVVLDQDTQSVSLRDLPRQAKPPALSIFRRFSAPITLQMDVSVDESLQLLALDDDPVARWEAGQRLWRKILLARARKQADKPLEERLALALNQLITSGGESDPSFLAMLFGMPGLAELEAAQDVADPLMLYQVYQSLKSWLGVKLSDPLQNLLERSRLNWGAQWPAGQGERMLTGLTWSWLAAAGDCEVRKEAVEAVNGPSMSLARAALRALQPVECNERDEALKSFYERWQDRPVILDTWFALEASTPRSDGLEQIKQLLDHPRFDPMAPNAIRAVLGGLASNPPVFHAIDGSGYNFMADQLIAIDQRNPITASRMVKVFSRWQTYAPSRKEAMHRAIDQLASAELSANTREVVTLMQPEH from the coding sequence ATGACAACAGCAACCACCCGATTAGCAGATTACAGGCCATATCCCTTCCAGATTCCTAACATTGAACTGGATGTTGTTGTCGAAGAACAGCACATCGCGATCTCCAGCTCCATGCAGATCGAGCCTGCCTTGACAACCAAAGTTCCTTTAGTCCTTCAAGGGTTAAACCTGGAGTTGGACTCCATTGTTATAAACGGCAGCTCTGTACCAACGGATGCCTACAGCCTATCTAGCAGTGAGTTAGTTCTCCATCAGCCACCAATTCATCCTTTTGAGTTGAAGATCATCTGCCGAATTGATCCCTTCAACAATACCTCACTAGAAGGGCTTTATGCCAGCGAGAGCATGCTCACAAGCCAATGTGAGGCAGAAGGCTTCCGTCGTATCTGCTTCCATCCTGATCGTCCGGATGTGCTCAGTCGCTATCGAGTACGAATTGAGGCGGATCGGACGCGCTATCCAGTGTTGCTCTCGAACGGAAATCTTGTGAGCAAAGGGCCGTTAGCTAAAGATCCAATGCGACATGAGGCAATTTGGGACGATCCCTATCCCAAGCCTGCCTATCTGTTTGCTTTGGTTGCAGGGGCACTTCAGGAAGTTCAGGCTCATTTCAAAACCACATCTGGACGCTCAGTTCTATTGCGTTTGCATGTTGAAAACGGAGATGAGCCCTACACCTCTCACGCCTTGGATTCTCTGAAAAAAGCTATGACCTGGGATGAAAAGGTCTATGGGCTGGAGTACGACCTGGATGAATACAACATTGTGGCAGTGCGCCACTTCAACATGGGTGCAATGGAGAATAAGAGCTTAAATATATTCAACTCAAAACTTGTATTGGCTGATTCCGAATGTGCCACCGATGGTGAACTTGAACGAATCGAAAGTGTTGTTGCTCATGAATATTTTCACAACTGGACTGGCAACCGTATCACCTGCAGGGACTGGTTTCAGCTCTCCCTAAAAGAAGGTCTCACTGTATTTCGGGATCAGAGCTTCACAGCGGATCTGCATTCAAAAGCAGTGAAACGCATCGAGGATGTATCAATGCTGCGAAATACCCAATTTCGCGAAGATTCAGGCCCTACATCTCATCCAGTTAAACCTAGTGAGTACAAGGCAATTGATAACTTCTACACCACAACTATTTACGAAAAAGGTGCAGAGTTAATCCGCATGCTTCACACCCTGCTTGGGCAGCAACGCTTCATGGCAGGAATGGCGTTATATGTGCAGCGTTTTGATGGCACTGCTGCCACCACAGAAGATTTTATCCACTCCATTGCTGAAGGAGCCTGCGCAAATGGGGAACAACTTGGGTTTGATCTTGATCAATTTCAGCGTTGGTATCACCAAAGCGGAACTCCTCAAGTCTGCGTCAAACGCCACTGGGACTCTCAAGGCGGAACACTCACACTTGAGGTCAGCCAATTCACACCACCAACGCCTGGTCAACCCTCAAAAGCACCTCTAGTCATTCCGATGGCCCTCGCCGTGATCGGCCCAAATGGACGCATCGGCGAAGAGAAACTGGTTGTGTTGGACCAAGACACACAGAGCGTCTCACTAAGGGATCTACCAAGGCAAGCAAAGCCTCCGGCTCTATCGATATTTCGTCGTTTTTCAGCTCCGATCACGTTGCAGATGGACGTCTCAGTCGACGAATCGTTGCAGCTACTTGCTCTGGATGACGATCCCGTTGCTCGATGGGAAGCAGGCCAAAGATTATGGAGAAAGATTCTTTTAGCAAGGGCTCGCAAGCAAGCTGACAAGCCACTTGAAGAACGTTTAGCTCTAGCGCTAAATCAACTGATCACCAGTGGAGGGGAGAGTGATCCCTCTTTTCTGGCGATGTTATTTGGCATGCCAGGACTAGCTGAACTGGAGGCCGCCCAGGATGTCGCCGATCCATTGATGCTCTATCAGGTCTATCAATCACTCAAGTCATGGTTGGGAGTCAAGCTTTCAGATCCGCTCCAGAATCTGCTTGAACGTAGTCGATTGAATTGGGGGGCTCAATGGCCAGCTGGACAAGGTGAACGCATGCTCACAGGACTGACCTGGAGCTGGTTAGCGGCGGCTGGTGATTGCGAAGTTCGCAAGGAAGCAGTTGAAGCAGTCAACGGACCCTCGATGTCTTTGGCTCGAGCGGCCCTTCGGGCACTACAACCCGTTGAATGTAATGAGCGAGACGAAGCTCTCAAAAGCTTTTACGAGCGCTGGCAAGATCGACCAGTGATCCTAGATACCTGGTTTGCTCTGGAGGCATCCACTCCACGGTCAGATGGGCTTGAACAAATCAAACAGTTACTAGATCATCCCCGCTTTGACCCAATGGCACCCAACGCGATAAGGGCTGTCCTTGGTGGTCTCGCTTCAAATCCACCTGTATTTCACGCTATTGATGGAAGTGGTTACAACTTCATGGCTGATCAGCTCATCGCCATTGATCAACGCAACCCAATCACTGCTTCACGCATGGTGAAAGTGTTCAGTCGTTGGCAAACTTATGCTCCCTCAAGGAAAGAGGCGATGCACCGGGCCATCGATCAACTGGCCAGTGCAGAGCTGTCTGCAAACACCAGAGAAGTGGTCACGCTCATGCAGCCAGAACACTAG
- a CDS encoding MFS transporter, which translates to MIAKAQETSNMRVILAGLVGNVIEWYDFALYGYFANVIGRQFFPSSNPSVSLIAAFGAFAVGFLVRPFGGLLFGRIADLLGRKQALILTLMAMAIPTVLMACMPNYSRIGVTAPIIVVLLRIIQGLSVGGEYTTSIVYLVENAPDQRRGFFAIWGLWGAVLGILLASAVASFLANILDHQQLDIWGWRVPFALGSLVALIGLLIRRGLVSDVSTDVSRDPVQQVFGKYRMQVLRLFLLNIGGGVGFYAAFVYVVSYIKEIDMVSERIALNINTVSMAILLLLYPLTAWLSDRLGRKPLLLAGGGMLMFGSIPLFELIHTTDPLRIFAGQLGFVIALATLSGGLNVANVELMPKVVRCTGLAFAYNTSMGIFGGTTPLIATWLIQGSGNPISPAYWVAGSASITLLTSIFWVRETRLSCLS; encoded by the coding sequence ATGATCGCAAAAGCCCAAGAAACATCTAACATGCGTGTGATACTAGCGGGCCTCGTTGGTAACGTGATCGAGTGGTATGACTTTGCTTTGTATGGATACTTTGCCAACGTTATTGGACGACAGTTCTTTCCCTCAAGTAATCCTTCTGTTTCTCTAATTGCTGCTTTCGGAGCGTTTGCCGTCGGCTTTCTAGTTCGGCCCTTTGGAGGACTTTTGTTCGGACGTATCGCTGATTTGCTGGGACGAAAACAGGCTCTTATCCTTACCTTGATGGCTATGGCTATTCCAACAGTGCTAATGGCCTGTATGCCCAACTACAGCAGGATTGGTGTAACCGCCCCGATCATAGTTGTTTTGTTGCGTATCATTCAAGGATTATCAGTTGGCGGCGAGTACACAACATCGATTGTCTATCTCGTTGAGAATGCCCCTGATCAACGACGAGGCTTCTTTGCTATTTGGGGGCTATGGGGTGCAGTATTAGGAATTCTGTTGGCTTCAGCAGTCGCAAGTTTTCTTGCGAATATTCTTGACCATCAACAGCTAGATATCTGGGGCTGGAGAGTGCCTTTTGCTCTTGGTTCTCTTGTCGCATTAATAGGACTTTTAATTCGTCGTGGCCTTGTTAGCGATGTATCTACTGATGTATCCAGAGACCCAGTACAACAGGTTTTTGGAAAATACCGTATGCAGGTATTACGCTTGTTCTTGCTTAATATTGGTGGTGGTGTTGGTTTCTATGCAGCTTTTGTGTATGTTGTGAGTTATATAAAAGAAATAGATATGGTGTCTGAACGCATAGCTTTGAATATAAATACAGTTTCTATGGCAATACTTTTACTACTTTATCCATTAACAGCTTGGCTTTCAGACCGTCTTGGACGCAAGCCATTGTTGCTCGCTGGGGGTGGCATGTTGATGTTTGGGTCGATTCCACTGTTTGAATTGATTCACACCACTGATCCTTTACGAATTTTCGCAGGGCAGCTTGGATTTGTGATTGCACTCGCAACTCTTTCGGGAGGATTAAATGTCGCGAATGTGGAGCTAATGCCTAAGGTGGTTCGCTGTACCGGCCTGGCCTTTGCCTACAACACTTCTATGGGAATTTTTGGTGGTACAACACCATTAATAGCGACCTGGTTAATTCAGGGAAGTGGAAATCCAATTAGCCCTGCTTACTGGGTAGCGGGCAGTGCTTCGATCACTTTATTAACAAGTATCTTTTGGGTTAGAGAGACGAGACTTTCATGCCTGTCTTGA
- a CDS encoding lactate dehydrogenase codes for MASQSSDSKRKPRQSVSYSTNDALKADYREIRRLDLKKRLGVLLYRRERMERELEAIKASLSTLEDQMQRNVAYEQLSICDKPSP; via the coding sequence ATGGCAAGCCAAAGCTCAGATAGCAAACGAAAACCCAGACAATCAGTTTCTTATTCAACAAACGATGCCCTTAAAGCTGACTACCGTGAGATTCGTCGCCTGGATTTGAAAAAACGGCTTGGGGTATTGCTCTATAGACGTGAACGTATGGAGCGTGAATTAGAAGCAATTAAGGCATCCTTGAGCACATTGGAAGATCAGATGCAGAGAAATGTCGCTTATGAGCAGCTCTCTATCTGTGATAAACCCTCTCCTTAA
- a CDS encoding rhodanese-related sulfurtransferase gives MNLQDDQTSADLFQVATFYSFTAWTEVTIACLLHDLLSLGDEHQLMGTVLLAEEGVNGTICGSVDGVSALLERLESDLIEGLFELKISWTPEQAFRRFKVRRKAEIVTMGLAGLNPSKTVGTYVDAHEWNDLIDDPDTLLIDTRNDYEVAIGEFKGAINPQTKCFRDFPAWVEQQLRSMVKAQTPARIAMYCTGGIRCEKATSYLIEKGFTNVHHLRGGILRYFEEVSQTESRWQGECFVFDQRVALNHQLSPGVHCLCHACGMPLTPEDQTMNSYLPGVQCRHCVDQFSDTDRIRFAERQRQMEHSSRK, from the coding sequence ATGAATCTGCAAGATGATCAGACCTCTGCAGATCTATTTCAGGTAGCTACTTTCTATTCCTTTACTGCTTGGACTGAGGTCACTATTGCCTGCTTATTGCATGATCTGCTGAGCCTTGGGGATGAACATCAACTGATGGGAACTGTTCTGTTAGCAGAGGAAGGTGTGAATGGAACGATTTGTGGATCGGTTGATGGTGTTAGCGCTTTGCTTGAGAGGTTAGAAAGCGATTTGATTGAGGGTTTGTTTGAACTGAAAATTAGCTGGACGCCTGAGCAGGCTTTTCGTCGCTTCAAGGTTCGCCGTAAGGCAGAGATTGTGACCATGGGTCTTGCCGGGCTGAATCCATCAAAGACGGTGGGGACTTATGTGGACGCTCATGAATGGAATGATCTAATTGATGATCCAGATACTCTTTTGATCGATACGCGAAATGACTATGAGGTTGCGATTGGGGAATTTAAAGGAGCAATAAACCCCCAGACGAAGTGTTTCCGCGACTTTCCTGCTTGGGTAGAACAGCAGTTGCGTTCGATGGTTAAAGCACAAACTCCAGCACGCATAGCCATGTATTGCACAGGTGGCATTCGCTGTGAGAAGGCTACGTCTTATCTGATTGAGAAGGGCTTTACTAACGTCCATCATCTTCGTGGTGGCATTCTTCGTTATTTTGAGGAGGTATCTCAAACTGAAAGTCGCTGGCAAGGAGAGTGTTTTGTTTTTGATCAACGTGTGGCTTTGAATCATCAGCTTTCACCTGGTGTCCATTGTCTTTGTCATGCCTGTGGAATGCCCCTCACTCCTGAGGATCAGACGATGAATAGTTATCTGCCTGGTGTTCAATGTCGCCACTGTGTGGATCAATTTAGTGATACGGACCGTATTCGTTTTGCTGAAAGACAACGGCAGATGGAACACAGTTCTAGGAAGTAG
- a CDS encoding chlorophyll a/b binding light-harvesting protein, protein MQTYGNPNPTYGWWAGNAGTTNRSGKFLAAHIAHTGLMAFWAGSFTLFELSRYDPSVPMGHQPLVALPHLATLGIGVGDGGVITDTYPIVVTAVLHLVLSMVYAAGGLMHSLLFNGDIGEMGVKWARKFDFKWDDPDKLTFILGHHLFLLGLGNVQFVEWAKYYGLYDNAEGVVRTVVPNLNIGMVWNAQFNFLAINSLEDVMGGHAFLALFMMSGGLWHIVTKQAGEYTTFKGKGILSAEAQLSWALAGVGWMALVAAFWCASNTTIYPDTFFGEVLDLKFSISPYWVDTANLPEGTYTSRAWLTNIHYYLGFFYIQGHLWHALRALGFDFKRVSNAIGNADSATITLN, encoded by the coding sequence GTGCAAACTTATGGAAATCCTAACCCCACCTATGGGTGGTGGGCAGGAAATGCTGGAACTACAAATCGATCAGGAAAATTCCTGGCAGCGCATATTGCCCACACAGGTTTGATGGCCTTCTGGGCAGGATCGTTCACCTTATTTGAACTTTCCCGTTATGACCCCTCAGTACCCATGGGGCATCAGCCTCTGGTTGCCCTCCCTCATCTGGCAACTCTTGGAATAGGCGTCGGTGATGGTGGTGTCATAACTGATACTTACCCAATTGTTGTGACGGCAGTCCTGCACCTGGTTCTATCCATGGTTTATGCAGCTGGCGGACTTATGCACTCCCTCCTGTTCAATGGAGACATTGGCGAAATGGGAGTTAAGTGGGCTAGAAAGTTTGACTTTAAGTGGGATGATCCAGACAAGTTGACCTTTATTCTTGGTCATCACCTATTCCTATTAGGCCTTGGCAACGTTCAATTTGTTGAATGGGCTAAGTATTACGGCCTGTATGACAATGCAGAAGGGGTAGTACGAACTGTAGTACCAAATCTGAACATTGGCATGGTATGGAATGCTCAGTTTAATTTCCTAGCTATTAATAGCCTTGAAGATGTAATGGGCGGCCATGCCTTCCTCGCATTGTTCATGATGTCTGGTGGCCTTTGGCACATTGTTACCAAGCAAGCTGGTGAGTACACCACATTTAAAGGCAAAGGAATCCTTAGTGCTGAAGCTCAGCTCTCATGGGCCCTTGCAGGTGTAGGTTGGATGGCTTTAGTTGCTGCCTTCTGGTGTGCTTCTAACACAACCATTTATCCAGATACATTCTTCGGTGAAGTTCTAGATCTCAAATTCAGTATCTCTCCTTATTGGGTTGACACTGCAAATCTTCCTGAAGGAACCTACACATCACGTGCTTGGTTGACCAACATTCACTACTACTTGGGATTCTTCTATATCCAAGGTCATCTGTGGCATGCCCTCAGAGCTCTCGGATTTGATTTCAAGAGAGTTTCCAATGCTATCGGCAATGCCGACAGCGCAACAATTACTCTGAACTGA
- a CDS encoding photosystem II protein Y has product MILIVLLPILLAATWAFINIRGAALKQQGLGLVSKNKG; this is encoded by the coding sequence ATGATTCTCATCGTTCTCCTCCCTATTTTACTTGCCGCCACCTGGGCCTTTATCAACATCCGCGGTGCTGCTTTAAAGCAACAGGGCTTGGGGCTTGTCAGCAAAAACAAAGGCTAA
- a CDS encoding DUF3288 family protein → MEKKKQEETSPPDQNHPLYASDRDRVDALLGHKGHPNEDQLTTAAMLLNRYDGFQGAMDLQEDLTKVVKSWGFDREALNAKTRAIWSSGWRPGTATSGDDVGSGADVVDKET, encoded by the coding sequence ATGGAAAAGAAAAAACAAGAGGAGACTTCACCTCCAGATCAAAACCACCCCCTCTATGCAAGTGATCGTGATCGAGTTGATGCTCTCTTAGGGCATAAGGGGCATCCCAACGAAGACCAGCTCACCACGGCAGCGATGCTTCTCAACCGTTACGACGGCTTCCAAGGTGCGATGGACTTGCAGGAAGATCTGACAAAGGTGGTTAAGAGTTGGGGTTTTGATCGTGAAGCCCTTAATGCCAAGACCAGAGCGATCTGGTCCAGTGGTTGGCGACCAGGCACTGCCACTTCTGGCGATGACGTTGGCTCAGGAGCCGACGTCGTTGACAAGGAGACCTGA
- the crtH gene encoding carotenoid isomerase, whose product MEPIRIEKDATQPWDAVVIGSGIGGLVTASQLAVKGAKVLVLESYTIPGGSSGSFQREGYTFDVGASMIFGFGEKGYTNLLTRALADVGEHCDTLPDPAQLAYHLPGGLELAVDRKYEQFIADLTARFPHEAKGIRHFYDICWQVFNCLDAMPLLSIEDPTYLAKVFFKSPLACLGLARWLPVNVGDVARRHIKDPELLRFIDIECFCWSVMPADLTPMINAGMVFSDRHAGGINYPRGGVGVIAQKLVKGMQRHGGEIRYKARVTRVVLKDNRAVGVQLANGEIIHARRVISNATRWDTFSGEGSKQALVDAEHTPAAEQTWRRRYVPSPSFLSLHLGVRNEAIPANSHCHHLLLESWDEMESEQGVAFVSMPTLLDPSLAPEGHHIVHAFTPSSMQAWQDLSPATYNSKKQADADRLIRKLEKILPGLSQAIVHREVGTPRSHRRFLGRFQGSYGPIPSSRLPGLLTMPFNRTGLKGLYCVGDSCFPGQGLNAVAFSGFACSHLIGADLGINPWALPN is encoded by the coding sequence ATGGAACCTATCCGCATCGAAAAAGACGCAACACAGCCTTGGGATGCTGTGGTTATCGGTTCGGGCATCGGCGGCCTGGTCACCGCTAGTCAGCTAGCTGTCAAAGGCGCCAAGGTTCTTGTTCTGGAGAGCTACACAATCCCAGGTGGTAGTAGCGGCTCATTCCAACGAGAGGGCTACACCTTTGATGTAGGTGCCTCAATGATCTTCGGGTTCGGAGAAAAGGGATACACCAACCTGCTCACCCGAGCCTTGGCCGATGTGGGGGAGCACTGTGACACCCTGCCTGACCCCGCCCAACTCGCCTACCACCTTCCTGGAGGATTAGAGCTCGCAGTTGATCGGAAATACGAGCAGTTCATTGCTGATCTCACCGCACGCTTCCCCCACGAAGCGAAGGGGATCCGTCACTTTTACGACATCTGTTGGCAAGTGTTCAACTGCCTGGATGCAATGCCACTGCTATCGATCGAGGATCCCACTTATCTGGCCAAAGTTTTTTTCAAGTCCCCCCTGGCCTGTCTCGGTCTTGCGCGCTGGTTGCCCGTCAACGTGGGTGATGTAGCCAGGCGTCACATCAAAGACCCAGAACTGTTGCGGTTCATCGACATTGAATGCTTCTGCTGGTCAGTGATGCCTGCCGACCTCACACCGATGATCAATGCTGGCATGGTGTTTTCAGATCGCCATGCCGGTGGCATCAACTACCCCAGAGGAGGCGTTGGTGTGATAGCCCAAAAGCTCGTCAAAGGCATGCAACGTCATGGTGGTGAGATCCGCTACAAGGCACGGGTCACACGAGTGGTGCTGAAAGATAATCGTGCTGTTGGTGTACAGCTAGCAAATGGAGAAATCATCCACGCCCGCAGGGTGATATCCAACGCCACTCGCTGGGACACATTCAGCGGTGAGGGGTCCAAACAGGCCCTGGTGGATGCAGAACACACACCCGCAGCGGAGCAGACCTGGCGACGCCGCTATGTGCCCTCGCCATCCTTCCTCTCTCTTCACCTTGGAGTCCGTAACGAGGCCATTCCAGCCAACAGCCACTGCCACCATCTGCTCCTAGAAAGCTGGGATGAAATGGAGAGTGAACAGGGTGTCGCATTCGTCTCTATGCCGACGCTCCTGGATCCATCACTGGCGCCAGAGGGACATCACATCGTCCACGCCTTCACACCATCCTCAATGCAGGCATGGCAAGACCTAAGCCCTGCGACCTACAACAGCAAAAAGCAAGCTGATGCTGATCGTCTAATCAGGAAACTCGAAAAAATCCTGCCTGGCCTAAGTCAAGCCATCGTTCACCGAGAGGTGGGCACTCCTCGTAGCCATCGACGTTTCCTAGGACGATTTCAGGGTAGCTATGGGCCAATCCCCTCAAGTCGTTTACCAGGCCTTCTCACCATGCCCTTTAACCGCACTGGACTCAAAGGGCTTTATTGCGTCGGCGACTCTTGTTTCCCTGGCCAAGGCCTAAATGCAGTTGCTTTTAGTGGCTTTGCCTGCTCCCATCTCATCGGTGCCGATTTAGGGATCAACCCCTGGGCCCTGCCCAATTGA
- a CDS encoding OsmC family protein has translation MTMTTISCCYKGNLRCEALHTPSGDRLSTDAPIDHEGKGEAFSPTDLVATALGTCVLTVMGITARRKGWRIEGAAVDVEKIMTSEGQRSIQALKLRISMPPELSDEQVKLLQRVVDTCPVKRNLEEGIAMEFSWS, from the coding sequence ATGACGATGACCACAATCTCGTGTTGCTACAAGGGCAATCTGCGCTGTGAAGCCCTACATACCCCCTCTGGGGATCGTCTTAGCACCGATGCCCCTATCGATCACGAAGGCAAGGGCGAGGCCTTCTCACCTACAGACCTAGTCGCAACAGCTCTTGGCACCTGCGTGCTCACCGTGATGGGCATCACCGCCCGTCGCAAGGGCTGGAGAATCGAGGGCGCAGCAGTTGACGTTGAGAAGATCATGACCAGTGAAGGCCAGCGCAGTATCCAAGCCCTGAAACTTCGAATTAGCATGCCGCCTGAGCTGAGCGATGAGCAGGTCAAACTGCTTCAAAGGGTGGTTGATACCTGCCCAGTAAAACGTAACCTCGAAGAAGGGATCGCTATGGAGTTCAGCTGGAGCTGA
- a CDS encoding glycoside hydrolase family 10 protein, with product MPRNMPCPDNTMPSLSFWWRYPYLRVLVVVLLMTSQPCAISAQASTSPSVAQSSLRHLSDQLPIVGVWLTNSPSPLYYSRNLMHKAVKDLYSAGFTALYLNVWSRGSTFHRSNYAPVEGPLQKAGLALDPICTLSREGHARGMKVMPWFEYGLMEPDDAEVVKLHPDWVLARADGNPVVKMHGNHQRVWLNPAHPEVRARFIGVVIEVMKRCKMDGVQLDDHFAWPVKLGYDPYTVALYQQETGSSPPRDYSDRFWMQWRRRKLTGLLRELRQALEKEKLPVNISLAPGPFRFAYNNWLQDWELWTVGKLIDELVVQNYAYSLKGFAKDLDQPALRKAPQLGVPVHIGVLAGFGKRTTPMPILAEKVRMAAERGHGVIYFYWEGLWGQHAGIEGGIQRLRQFKQLHEKKN from the coding sequence ATGCCAAGAAATATGCCATGCCCTGATAACACGATGCCATCACTCAGCTTTTGGTGGCGCTATCCCTACTTGAGAGTGTTAGTGGTTGTGTTGTTGATGACTTCTCAACCATGCGCAATTTCAGCGCAGGCATCAACTTCCCCATCAGTGGCCCAATCAAGCTTGCGTCATTTAAGTGATCAGTTGCCGATTGTTGGTGTTTGGTTGACCAATAGTCCGAGCCCTCTTTATTACAGCCGTAACTTGATGCATAAGGCGGTGAAAGATCTCTATAGCGCAGGCTTCACGGCGCTCTATCTCAATGTTTGGAGTCGGGGGTCTACCTTCCATCGCAGCAACTATGCCCCTGTAGAAGGGCCCCTTCAGAAAGCAGGCTTGGCTCTAGACCCTATTTGCACCCTGAGTAGAGAAGGTCATGCCCGCGGCATGAAGGTGATGCCATGGTTTGAATACGGGCTGATGGAGCCTGATGACGCAGAGGTGGTTAAGCTTCATCCCGACTGGGTTCTTGCCAGAGCTGATGGCAACCCAGTTGTGAAGATGCATGGGAATCACCAGCGGGTTTGGCTTAATCCAGCCCATCCAGAGGTTCGTGCGCGATTCATTGGCGTAGTGATTGAGGTCATGAAGCGCTGCAAGATGGATGGCGTTCAGCTTGATGATCATTTTGCTTGGCCGGTGAAGCTTGGTTATGACCCTTACACCGTGGCTCTTTATCAACAAGAAACCGGCTCCTCTCCGCCCCGGGACTACAGCGACCGCTTTTGGATGCAATGGAGAAGGCGGAAACTGACCGGTTTGCTTAGAGAACTGAGGCAAGCATTGGAGAAGGAAAAGCTACCTGTCAACATCAGCCTTGCCCCTGGGCCTTTCAGGTTTGCTTACAACAACTGGCTTCAAGACTGGGAGCTTTGGACTGTAGGCAAATTGATAGACGAGTTGGTTGTGCAGAACTACGCCTACTCGCTCAAGGGATTTGCGAAGGATCTCGACCAGCCGGCCTTACGCAAAGCACCTCAATTGGGTGTCCCTGTGCATATTGGTGTGCTGGCAGGATTCGGCAAACGCACCACGCCCATGCCGATTTTGGCTGAAAAGGTTCGAATGGCAGCTGAGCGCGGCCATGGAGTGATTTATTTTTATTGGGAGGGGCTCTGGGGACAGCACGCTGGCATCGAGGGTGGAATTCAGCGCCTCAGGCAGTTCAAGCAATTGCATGAGAAGAAAAACTAG